In Candidatus Kaistella beijingensis, a genomic segment contains:
- a CDS encoding acyl-CoA desaturase has product MAVIIFIAVLWYSGLFFQTFFLHRYAAHQTYKMSRFGEKLCYVLTWITQGSNYLSAYGYGVMHRMHHAYADTEKDPHSPKYDHNLFTMMWRTKKIYQQINQQKVAIEEKFTKNVPQWEGFDKFASSWGSRIGWGIAYTAFFYFFATAWWQWLFLPVAYLMAPIHGVIINWFGHIYGYVNFKVSDTSKNLFHFDWLMMGEGYHNNHHKYGGRANFGGVRWHEIDVTYLIMVLLDKIKLIKLNPVTNVKREV; this is encoded by the coding sequence ATGGCAGTAATAATTTTCATTGCAGTTCTTTGGTATTCGGGACTGTTTTTTCAGACTTTTTTTCTTCACCGTTATGCGGCGCATCAAACTTATAAGATGTCGAGATTTGGTGAAAAATTATGTTATGTTTTAACTTGGATTACGCAAGGTTCAAACTATCTTTCCGCTTATGGATATGGAGTAATGCACAGAATGCATCATGCGTATGCAGACACGGAGAAAGATCCGCATTCACCGAAATATGACCACAATCTTTTCACCATGATGTGGCGCACGAAAAAAATCTATCAGCAAATCAACCAACAGAAAGTTGCGATTGAAGAAAAGTTCACCAAAAATGTTCCGCAATGGGAAGGTTTCGACAAATTCGCTAGTTCTTGGGGTTCGAGAATTGGATGGGGAATTGCCTATACCGCGTTTTTCTACTTTTTTGCTACGGCGTGGTGGCAATGGTTATTTCTTCCTGTTGCTTATTTAATGGCGCCAATTCACGGCGTAATTATCAATTGGTTCGGACATATTTATGGTTATGTGAATTTCAAAGTTTCAGATACTTCAAAAAACTTGTTCCATTTCGATTGGTTGATGATGGGAGAAGGTTATCACAACAATCACCACAAATATGGCGGAAGAGCCAATTTTGGCGGCGTAAGATGGCATGAAATAGATGTAACTTACCTGATTATGGTTTTGCTTGATAAAATAAAGTTGATTAAACTAAATCCTGTTACAAATGTAAAAAGAGAAGTTTAA